From Granulicella arctica:
AAGCGGCGTCAGTCGAACTTCGCATCTATATACTCACCAGTGTCATGTGTACGACTAGAGGACTGATCGAATAATGGAAACGAACACCCCAAAGAAGCCATTGCGCGAGTATCTCCGCAACCGCCGTCTCACCTCCACCTTCGCCCTGTTGGCTACCCTTTCGGTCGGCATTCTTGCCGGCTCCGTTCTCACCCGCAACGTCAGCGGCAAAGAAGTTCAGGCCATCGACTCCTCGGACGCTCGCCCCATCGTGGTTCCCTCGCCAGTTTCCCTCTCGAACGGCTTCTCGCAGATCGTCAAGCAGGTCGGCCCGGCGGTTGTAAACATCAATACCGAGTCCCTTCCCAAGCAGTCCAGCATCAAGACCCTCCCTGGCCGTCGTCGCGGACTTCCGCAGGGCCACCCCAACACCCCCGGTCAGGGCGGTGGTGACGATCAGCAGGGCGACATGCAGGACTTCTTCAACAAGTTCTTCGGTGGCCAGAATGGTCAGGGCGGGCAGGGTGATGAGGATGGCGAAGCCGCTGGCAGCGAACGCCGCGCCCTCGGTTCAGGCTTCATCGTCGACTCCCGCGGCTACATCATCACCAACAACCACGTAGTCGACAAAGCGGACAAGATCTTCGTCAAGCTCTCTACTGACCCCGATGGCGGACCCGGCGATGAAGGTCACGTTGCCAAGGTGATCGGCGTCGACAAGGACACCGACATCGCCGTCATTAAGATTGAGACCAAGGAAGCCCTTCCCACCATCAAGCTCGGCAACTCCGATGGCGCCCAGGTTGGCGACTGGGTCCTTGCCCTCGGCAGCCCCTTCTCCCTCTCGAAGACTGTCACTGCTGGTATCGTCTCCGCCAAAAACCGCTCCATCGATGAGCCCGGCGCCGATGGCACCGCCCAGAGCCAGTTTCAGAAGTTCATCCAGACTGACGCTGCGATCAACCCCGGCAACTCCGGTGGCCCGCTTGTTGATCTCGCCGGCCAGGTCATCGGCATGAATACCGCCATCTACACCCAGTCCATGGGCTCTCAGGGTGTCGGCTTCGCAATGCCGTCGAACATCATTGCCACCGTCTACAACATGCTTATCGGACCCGAACATAAGGTCATCCGCGGCTCAATCGGCATCCAGTTCCAGCCGTCCATCTCCTCCGCTGTACAGCGTATGTACGGCTTCCAGAATGGAGTCATGGTTAGCACGGTCACGCCGAACGCTGGCGCAGCCAAAGCTGGTCTTCAACCGAACGACATCATCGTCTCGATCGACGGGCGCTCCATCAAGGATGGGGACGACCTCGTAGCCGATATCTCCGCTCGTAAGGTGGATAGCACCGTCAAGCTCGGATTTATCCGCGATGGCAAGCAGCAAACCGCCAACGTTACGATCACCGACCGCGCCAAACTCTACGCCAATCTGGATAAGGGTGATGCGGACGATAGTGACCAG
This genomic window contains:
- a CDS encoding trypsin-like peptidase domain-containing protein, producing the protein METNTPKKPLREYLRNRRLTSTFALLATLSVGILAGSVLTRNVSGKEVQAIDSSDARPIVVPSPVSLSNGFSQIVKQVGPAVVNINTESLPKQSSIKTLPGRRRGLPQGHPNTPGQGGGDDQQGDMQDFFNKFFGGQNGQGGQGDEDGEAAGSERRALGSGFIVDSRGYIITNNHVVDKADKIFVKLSTDPDGGPGDEGHVAKVIGVDKDTDIAVIKIETKEALPTIKLGNSDGAQVGDWVLALGSPFSLSKTVTAGIVSAKNRSIDEPGADGTAQSQFQKFIQTDAAINPGNSGGPLVDLAGQVIGMNTAIYTQSMGSQGVGFAMPSNIIATVYNMLIGPEHKVIRGSIGIQFQPSISSAVQRMYGFQNGVMVSTVTPNAGAAKAGLQPNDIIVSIDGRSIKDGDDLVADISARKVDSTVKLGFIRDGKQQTANVTITDRAKLYANLDKGDADDSDQAQEADAGQGKLGITVTGVPAAMATKLGVKGGVVVTSVRPGSFADEISLGKGFIIVAINKKPVSDEASYKAIVTGLKTGDDVVFVVRFPTGANRGNSYLGGTLP